Genomic window (Bacteroidota bacterium):
TCTCCGGTAAAAAACTACAATATTTCGACAATGAATTAGAAGAAAGTTATGTTCCCTTTGTAGTTGAAACTTCTATTGGATTGGACCGGATGTTTCTAAGCATTTTATCTCATGCATTTACTGAAGAAAAGCTTGAAGATGGCTCAGAACGAACCGTTCTGAAAATTCCTGCTGCACTCGCCCCTTATAAAGTGGCCATTCTTCCTTTAGTTAAGAAAGATGGAATGGATGAAAAAGCAATTGAGATTTACAACGAGCTTAAATTCCATTTCAATTGTCAATACGATGAAAAAGATAGTATTGGTAAGCGGTACAGAAGGCAAGATGCTATTGGAACTCCATATGCTATAACTGTTGACGGACAAAGTTTGGAAGACAATACGGTTACCGTTCGCTATCGAGATACGATGGCACAAAAACGTGTTTCGGTTAATGAACTCTTAGTTGAAATAAGCAAAGAAGTTGCTATTGAGAATGTGTTGAAAGCGCTTTAGAGATTCTTTAGAATTTATACTGTTGTTGGCTTATAATTTGTGGTATTTATGCCATCCAAGTTAAAAAGCTAATAAAATGAAGAAACTATTCTTTGTATTGCTTCTTTCAGTATTCACTTTTCAATCATTTAGTCAATTAGAAACCAAAATTGGAGCTGAAGTTGGTTTACAAGCCTACTTTTACACTCTATATGATGAAGGTGATTTGCTATGGAATCCACCAATTCCCGGAGCAATGTTTTCCTTTAAAATTGCTCAGGAAATAAAAAAGAGTTTTGAGATAGAAACAGGATTTTCACGTTTTACATATTATGGTGGTCCGAATACAAGGGATGGGTATTTTCATATTATGGCCAGTAATACTTTGATTTGTTACCAAATACCTTTTCGATTTAAATATACATTTCCCCTTATAAAAGACAAATTATTTTTCACTCCTCATATTGGTTTTAGCTTCAATATTAATGATGATTTTCTTAGCGAGAGCTCTGGCACGACTATAAGAAATTCTCCACTTGATACACTAAAAATAACTCATCAGGATCTGACCGGATTCAGAAAATTATTTTTCATGCAAGAAACTGGACTCTCGTTAAAATTAAAGCTTAAATCAGATGTTCGACTAACCAGTTCTATTAACTATCAAAGTGGCTTTTTCAAACTGATAGAAACTAACATTGTTTATTCGACTAATAGTGGACCTGAGAAACAAGCGTCATTAATTTCAAATGGAAATAATTTAAAGCTACTATTTGGGTTAGAGTATCCGCTGAGTAATATATGGCAGAAATCATCCTACAGAAAAGAGACGAAGAATGAACGAATAAAAAGTGTAAAGGAATCAAATAACAAACGATTTTACATAGGGTTTGGTGCAGGTGCCTTGTGGCGTTATTATTCTTCAATCCCCAGCAAAGATGTTATAACATCAAGAAATGGACGCTATGCTTTCCCAAGTTTTAATTATGCCGATTTCACAATAGGAATAAATTTTGGGGTCAAACTACATGAGAATATTGGACTACAAACTGGCATTTCTACTCAGAACTTCTGGAATCGGTATTATATCATGGATGAAGATGATGTAATTTATGGTGGGGGAACAAGGTTTGGAGAATCAAACCTATTCAAAATCCCTCTTCTATTTGAATATCATTATCAATTGCCATCCGTTTTGAACCGTTTCACCATTATTCCATCATTGGGCATGAACTTACTTCATTCAAGAATAACGGGAGATTATGAATCTTTTAGTGGCAATGTAGTCATATATAATTTAGCATATCCAAATGATTCACTATACAGGGAAATCACATTCGCCAGACCCAATAAAAATATAATAACACTCACAACTGGTATTGAAATTGATTTTTATATTTTAAAAAATCTCATTTTATATTTGAAAGGAGAATATACATTAGGAACAGGAAGTGTATTAAACCAAATTGACACATGGGTGTTTTACCAGAACAAGGGTTATTCAGCAATACAACAATTTAGAGGAAAATCTTCGGAATTGATGATGGGATTTAAAGTGCCTTTTGATTTCAAAAAACAGCAGTGATATGAATGATTCTATTGTTCTAAACTTTCTGATTAATAAGAATAATTTTGAGATCATTCTAATCTTTTTAACGTTGAGAATATGAATACAGAAGTAGTTTATATTGTTGCAATTGTGGTAATTGTATATTTAATCTTACAACCGATCAGGACAAAATATGGATTAGAGAAATTAAAACCGCTCATTATTATTCCAGTTGTTATTGCTCCTCTTTTTAACAAAGTCAATTTTCAGGATATATCTAGTGTGGTAAAGGTATTATCCGTTTTGCTAATTGGTTTTGCCATTTGGAAAACGATTAACAATTTTAAAAAGAAATAGTTATTTCTTTAATTTCTTCATCTCTCTTTCCTGCTTGAGCATATTCAACAGATACTGTCCATAACCACTTTTCACAAGGGGTTCAGCAATTGTTTGCAATTGATCTGAATTAATAAACCCCATTTTCCAAGCAATTTCTTCAATGCAGGAAATCTTCATTCCTTGTCTTTCCTGAAGAACTTCAACAAATTGAGAAGCTTGCATGAGTGAGTGGAAAGTTCCAGTATCGAGCCAAGCTGTTCCTCTACTAATCACCTGAACTTTAAGCTTTCCTTTTTCCAAATAAGTTTTATTTACATCGGTAATCTCATACTCTCCTCTTGCTGAAGGTTTAAGATTTTTAGCTATTTCAACCACAGAATTATCATAAAAATACAAACCTGGAACTGCATAATTCGATTTGGGTTGGCTAGGCTTTTCCTCAATACTTAATGCTTTCCTATTTTCATCAAAATCTACAACTCCATATCTTTCAGGATCAGCAACATGATAGGCAAATACAATCCCACCATCCGGATTATTACAAGCTTGTAAGGTTTGAGGCAACTCCTTTCCATAGAAAATATTATCACCAAGAACTAAGCAAACATCATCATCTCCAATGAACTCTTCTCCTAAAACAAATGCTTGTGCCAAGCCATTTGGAATTTCTTGTACTTTGTAAGAGAATTTTAATCCCAAACTACGTCCATCTCCCAGTAATCTTTCAAAATTTGGCAAATCTTCTGGAGTAGAAATTATCAGAATTTCCTGAATTTTTGCCATCATCAAAATAGACAATGGATAATAAATCATCGGCTTATCATAAACAGGCATTAGCTGCTTACTAACTGCTAAAGTTAATGGGTGTAATCGTGTGCCGGCTCCACCGGCTAGTATAATTCCTTTCATAATAAAATGCTTAACCACGGAGGCACAAAGACACGGTTTTTATTTAAGATATCCATTGATTCTCCAATATTCATTTTAACTTTATTGTTTCTTGGTGACTTGGTGTCTTGGTAGTTAGAGCTTAACCACGGAGACACGAAGGCACGGATTTTAATTGATTGAAGATAAATATTGATTCTTCGTAATTCTCCTATTTGATTATTTTAGATTTAACTTTATTTTATTCTCTATATTCTTGTTGACTTGGTATCTTGGTAGTTAGAGCTTAACCACGGAGGCACGAAGGCACGGATTTTAATTGATTGAAGATAAATATTGATTCTTCGTAATTCTCCTATTTAATTATTTAAGATTTAACTTTATTTTATTCTCCATATTCTTGGTGACTTGGTGTCTTGGTGGTTAGAGTTTAACCACGGAGGCACGAAGGCACAGTTTTATTTTTCACTAAAATAACCATTGATTCTCCGTTTTATTCCATTCTTAATTAAATCAACGTTGAAATTGAGAAGAAATCCTAATTTTTTGTTTGCAAGCTTTAGATAACTTATCAGCTGCGCTTCATGAACTGGAAGCATTATTTCAACAGCTTTAAGTTCAATTATAATTTCATCTTCAACTAATATATCAATATAAAAGTCCTTAGAAAGAGTTTCTCCTTTATAAACTACCGGAATTCTCACTTCGGACTCAACTTTTAATCCTCTATTCTTCAACTCTTTTACTAAACAGATGTGATAAACTGATTCTAATAGACCAGCGCCTAACTCCTTATGAACTTCAAAGGCTGCATTGACAACTTTTGTTGCTATTTTATCCAATTCACTTTTGTTCATATTTCTTGGTGTCTTGGTGTCTTGGTGGTAGGCTTACCTCTTCGTATATTGCTCGTTATAATAACTTTTATACGCCCCAGAAGTAACTCTCTCCATCCATTCTTCATTATCCAGATACCAATCTACTGTTTTCTCAAGCCCTTCTTCGAAAGTAATAGATGGTTCCCAACCTAAATCAGTCTCCAGTTTGGTTGGATCAATTGCGTAACGCATATCATGCCCTGCTCTGTCCTTTACATAGGTAATTAACTTTGCTGAGTCGCCACTTTTACGATTCATTTTGCGATCCATAATTTCACACAAAAGATTGACTATATCAATATTCTTCCACTCGTTTTTTCCACCAATATTGTAGGTCTCTCCTACTTTCCCTTGGTGAAATATTGTGTCAATAGCACTTGCATGATCTTCTACCCACAACCAATCTCTAATATTTAAACCTTTCCCATAAACAGGAAGTGGCTTATTATTTTTAATATTGTTGATCATTAATGGTAATAACTTCTCAGGAAACTGAAACGGCCCATAATTATTCGAACAATTCGAAATCTTAACAGGCAAATCATAAGTATGATGATAGGCTCTCACCAAATGATCTGAGCTTGCTTTTGAAGCAGAATATGGAGATCGAGGATCATAAGCTGTACTTTCTACAAAATACCCACTGTCTCCCAGACTTCCGTACACTTCATCAGTAGAAACATGATAAAAGATATGATCAGATTCATCTTCCCAAAAAACTTTCGCTGCATTTAATAAATTGAAAGTACCAACTATATTGGTTTCAATGAACTCATTTGGTTTCAATATAGATCGATCCACATGGGACTCAGCAGCTAAGTGAATGACTCCATAAAAATAATGTTGCTCAAATAATTCGTTTACAAAAACTGAATCAACAATATCGCCTTTAATAAATGCATAATTTGGCTTATTCTGTACATCTTTCAGATTTTCCAGATTTCCAGCATAAGTAAGCTTATCAAGATTACAAATTTGATAGTCTGGATATTTATTGACAAAAAGCTTAATTAAATGAGAGCCAATAAAACCTGCTCCTCCGGTTACTAATATCTTCTTCATTATTATCTATTGAAACTCAGCTAATGATTTGAAATATTCTACAGTTTTTTTCAATCCTTCTGTTCTGGTATGATGAGGTGTCCAACCCAATTTTTCTTTTGCCAACGAAATATCAGGTCGCCTTTGCATAGGATCATCAACAGGAAGAGATTCATATACTATTTTAGATTTTGATCCTGTTAATTCAATCACCTCTTTGGCAAAATCCAAAATTGTAATCTCATCAGGATTTCCAATATTTACAGGATAAGCATAATCACTTAAAAGTAATTTGTAAATACCATCCACCTGATCTTTGATATAACAAAATGAACGGGTTTGCAGTCCATCACCAAATACTGTTATATCTTCTCCTCGTAAAGCCTGACCAATAAATGCTGGCAATGCGCGTCCATCATTTAATCGCATTCTTTCACCGAACGTATTGAAAATCCTCACTATTCGGGTATCAAGCTGATGATAAGTATGATAAGCCATGGTTATGGCTTCCTGAAACCGTTTAGCTTCATCATAAACTCCACGAGGACCAATGGGGTTTACATTTCCCCAATAATCTTCTTTTTGCGGATGAACCTGTGGATCGCCATACACCTCTGAAGTTGATGCAATTAATAATCTCGCATTTTTCGCCAATGCTAAACCCAATAAATTGTGCGTACCAAGTGAGCCTACCTTTAATGTTTGAATAGGCATTTTCAGGTAATCAATTGGGCTGGCAGGTGATGCAAAATGCAGGATATAATCCAATTGACCTGGCACATGAACAAACTTGCTTACATCATGATGATGAAATGAGAACTCTTTTAATTTAAACAAGTGTTGAATATTACTCAAACTACCCGTTAATAGGTTATCCATTGCAATAACTTCATAATCTTCTTTAATGAACTTATCACATAGGTGTGAACCAATAAAACCAGCAGCACCTGTTATGAGAACTCTTTTTTTTCTATTACTCATTTATTTTTTTGACTTTCTTCAAAAGCTTTATTCCTTCCAATTGAAAAGTAGGTAAAGCCTAACTCGGCTAATTCTTCATGCTCATACAAGTTACGACCATCAAAAATCACTTTTTCTTTCAAATTTAAAGCAATTTTACTAAAATTAGGATTTCGGAATGCCTGCCATTCTGTAACGATCAGTAAACAATCAGCTCCTTCTAAAACATCATATTGGAAATTACCATAAGTGATTTTATCACCAATTACCTTTTTTATATTAGGCATGGCTTCAGGATCATATGCATGCACTTCGGCTCCTTCTTTCAATAGCTCATCAATAATATATAATGATGGAGCTTCTCTAATATCATCCGTGTTGGCTTTAAAAGCCAGTCCCCACATAGCAATTTTCTTTCCTTTTAAAGATCCGCCAAAATGTTCTTTCATTCTGGGTATTAAAATAGTTTTCTGCTTATCATTAATGGACATTACTGCATGCAGAATATCAAGATTGTAACCATATTCATTAGCAGTTTTTGAAAGAGCCTGAACATCTTTAGGGAAACAACTTCCTCCATATCCTATACCTGAATAAAGAAAATGCTTTCCAATTCTTACATCTGTTCCAATTCCCCTTCTGACCATATCGATATTAGCTCCCATCAAATCGCAAAGATTTGCAATTTCATTCATGAAAGTAATTTTGGTTGCCAGAAATGAATTTGCTGCATACTTTGTTAACTCTGATGATCTCTCATCCATAAAAACAACAGGATTTCCTTGTCTGACGAAGGGTTTATATAATTTATCCATGAGTTCTCTGGCTTTCATGGATCGGGTTCCAACAACAATGCGATCAGGTTTCATGAAATCATCAACAGCAAAGCCTTCTTTCAGAAATTCAGGATTCGAGACAACATCAAATTCCACCAGTGCATTTTCCGAAATTTTAGATATCACTTTATCAGCAGTACCAACTGGCACAGTACTTTTATTTACAATTACTGTGTAATTCTCTAATAAAGATCCTAATTGACCTGCAACATCTAATACATATTGTAAATCAGCGGATCCATCTTCACCAGGAGGAGTTGGCAATGCTAAAAATATAATTTTTGCATCCTGAATTCCCTCTTTAAGATTATTTGTAAAAAACAGCCGTTCTTGTTTAATATTTCTTTCGAATATTACTTCCAAACCTGGCTCATAAATAGGCACTTTCCCAGCCTTCATCATTTCAACTTTATCGATATCGATATCCACACAGGTAACTGTATTACCTGACTCTGCCAAACAAGTTCCGGTTACTAAACCAACATATCCTGTTCCTACAACTGCAATTTTCATTTTTACTGATAGATTATTTTAGAATAAATAAGATGTGCAAATATATAGTTAAATTTGCGAAGAATTTTTAATCTCAGATCAAATGAATGTACGCTTAAAGTTTTTTATTTCCCTTTCATTTTTAGTTATTACTACAACTTCTTTTGGACAAGCAAGCATCAAAGATTCATCAATAAATATGTCAATTGTTGGATTTGATTTTTCTTACAGCATTCCTGATAAAGATATGGCTGATAGGTTTGGAGGGTTTTCACAGCTTGGAATATCCTATTCTTTCAAGTTCAGCAACAATATTATTTTGGGTACATCAGCCAACCTGATGTTCGGAACAACAGTAAAAGAAAATGATATATTTTCAAACATTAGTACAAGTGAAGGTTATTTAATTGATAACCAAGGCTTATTAGTTCCTGTTGCGCAAGAATTACGAGGTTTTAATTGTGACGCAAAAATCTCTTATCTCATACCAGTATTGGGTCCCAATCCAAATTCAGGTTTAATTATTGGAATTGGTACTGGATTTTTACAACATAAGATTTTTCACACCTATAGCTTTGGCCCTCTGTATCAAATTGAAGGTGAATATGCAAAAGGTTATGATCGTTTATCAAATGGAGCAACCTTGATCCAGCAAGTTGGTTATTACCGATTTAACAATAAAAATCTGGGTAGTTTTCATGCTATTTTTAGTATTACTGAAGGATTTACCAAAAACAGACGTGATCTGAATTTCGATATGATGGCTGCTCCTGATGTAAATCGTATGGATATATTTTATAGTTTGTCAATTGGCCTGGACTTACCTCTCTTCACCAGAAGTCCTGATAAATTTTATATCAATTAGTAGCATGTTTTTACGCTTAATGTCAATATTGCTTTATAATGGTTCGATTAAGCTCTATTGGCTTATCATCAAAATAAGTACTCCATTTAGTCCTAAAGCCAAGAGTTGGATTGTGGGTCGTAAAAATGTATTTACAACGCTCCAAGAACACAAATCAGAGAATGAATTTAGGATTTGGATACATGTGTCATCTTTAGGTGAGTTTGAACAGGGAAGGCCAATCATTGAATCACTCAAAAAAAATCACCCCAATCTTAAAATAATCCTGACTTTTTTTTCCCCATCAGGTTTTGAAATCAGGAAAAATTATCAGCAAGCAGATTTGATTACTTATTTGCCAATTGATACTAAAAATAATGCTAAAAAATTCATTGAATTAGTTAATCCGAGTTTAGCCATTTTTATTAAATATGACTTTTGGTTTCACTATTTCAATCAATTAAAAAACAAGAATATTCCTTTGATTCTTGTGTCTGCACTATTTCGCACTAATCAAATATTTTTCAAGTCATATGGGTTCATATTCCTTGATTTATTAAGAATTCCCGATCATATTTTCGTTCAAAATGAAGAAAGTAAGACAATTCTTGAAAAAAATAAGATTCATCATGTATCTGTTATTCCTGATACGCGAATAGATCGTGTTTTTCAAATTTCTAAAACGATTAAAATAGATGAGATTCAAAAAGCGGTAGATTTTAAAGGAGAATCAAAAATATTGATTCTGGGTTCCTCCTATGAAACAGAAGAGAATCTAATCAAAAAAATGATTAGAAACAGTCTGAATGATTGGAAGATTATCATTACACCGCATGATGTAAGTCCAGCTAGAATTCAATCTATTTGTCATGAGTTTAGTGAGCATGCATGTGTGCTTTGGACCGAAAATTATTCGAAAGAAGATATTTCGAAAGCAAGAATATTAATTGTGGATACAATCGGATTACTGAATAAACTGTATTCCCTGAGTAATATAGTATTTATTGGCGGTGGATTTAATAAATCGATACATAATTTACTGGAACCAGCAAGTTTTGGCAATGCAATTATGTTTGGCCCGAATGGACATCAAAAATTTCCTGAAGCAGGTGAATTAATAAATCAAGATGCAGCAGTTTTAATTAAACATCCAGATGATTTTGAATTATCATTAAATAATTTGATTAAAGAAAATGCCTATTTAAATTATGGGCAAAATGCTAAAAATTACATCAATACCCATACGGGTGGAAGTTCAAACGTATTGGATTATCTAAATAAAAACTACCTGACAAAATTTCTGGATTAACTATTTAATTCCTTTTTAACGTAAATAACAATATAAAAATAAATATCTGTTTATATTTGAAAAGCAAAATTGCCTAAAGTATTTTTGATGGAATAGTATTTGATAAATGAAGACAAAACAATAGACAATGAAACAATTTCTAATTATTACTATACTCAGTATTTTTACAACGACTCTCGCTTTCTCACAAACTCAAAATGAACTTAGCTGGCAAAATTGGAACGATGGCTATACAATGGCTAAAAAGAAAGACAAAATATTAATGATTGATCTGTATACGGATTGGTGTGGATGGTGTAAGAAAATGGATAAAGACACCTATACAAACCCTGAGGTTATCAAACTTATCGACAAACACTTTATTCCTGTAAAATTTAATCCGGAATTAAAAAATATCCAATATGATATAGAAGGTAAAAAATACACAGGAATGCAATTGTATGGTATGCTTGTTCAGAATCAAAGGACTGGTTATCCAACAACAGTTTTTCTGTATACTAAGGAAAAGAAATTATATTTAGAGCCAGGCTACAAAAATGCAGCACAGTTTAATCAGATACTGAATAAATACATTAATTTAGATCCAACTAAATAGTTTTTTATTAAATTTTCTCGTCACCATAGTACATTGATTATGTACTATTTAAACTGCTGCAAGGATAACTTCTTGTAAATTAATTTGACATTGGGGGCTATAAGATTGTATATTTACATCATCAAATAAAATTGAAAATGTAAAAGTATTGCAACCCATGAAAAAACTTTTATTCATCCTTTTAGTAGTTATATTAGGCGCTGTATCTGTCCACGCACAGGACTATTCGCAAGCACCTAAATTACCTAAATTACCTAAAGTAAATTGGGTGAGTTGGGATGAGAGTTGCGATATTGCTAAAAATGAAGAGAAAGTTATCATGCTCGATTTATACACCGAATGGTGCGGTTGGTGTAAAAAAATGGATAAAGAAACATTTACTGATGCTGAAATTGTTGAGATAATTAATAATCATTTCGTAGCTGTAAAATTAAATCCAGAGAAAAAAGGACAAACTTTCCTTTACAAAGGACAATCAATAAATTCGCAACAACTTTTAAAACTTCTTGCCGAAGATGAGCAAGTAAAATACCCTGCAATAATATTTTATTACCCAGAGCATAATGAAGTGTTTACTGAAGAAGGATTTCAAAAGCCAAAATCATTCAAACATCTTCTCAAAATTTATGTTAATCACAACGAAAAACTCAATGCAACTGCATTAAAATAATTTCACAAATTACTGTCCCTTCATTTCCCAAGTCTATAGATCATTTTTATTAACTTTGCCGTTTCTTAAAATACGCAAGGAGTGAAGAGAATTTTTCTTTTATTATTTATATTTTCAGGAAGCACTTTTGTTTTCAGTCAGAACCAAGAAATTAATTGGTTGGAATGGGATGTTGCCTATGAAAAAGCACAGAATGAAAAGAAAATTCTTCTGGTGGATCTGATGACAACTAAATGCCCCTATTGTGTAAAAATGGAAAAGGAAACCTATGTTAACCCACAAATAATAAAAATCCTTCAGAATGATTTTATTTGCACTAAGGTTAATCCTAAAAGAGAAGGAATAAAGTATCAAGTTGGTGATGAATCATATACTGGATTAGAATTGATTAAATATCTTACGACTAATTCGATGTATTCCGAAGATCCAAAGGTTAAATTCCCAACAACGGTTTTTATTATGCCTTACAATAAACAAATATTTGTTGAGCCAGGTTTTCAAGAAGCTCAAGTTTTCAAATACATGCTTTTCAATTGTGTAAAAGCAAAAGAAAGACTTGAAAAGAGGCTAAAAAAAGGCTAATACCTACCGAAATCAAATTAATATATACAGGTGAAAAAAAACGAAGTATTTCAACATATTGAAATAGTAGATTTATCTGCTAAAGGAAAGGGGATTACACGAATAAATAATGCAGTAGTTTTTGTTGATCATACTTTACCCGGAGATATTATTGACTTAGAAATCCTTCGTAAAAGGAAAGGATTTTATGATGCAAAATCAGTATTATGGCATACAAAATCACAGAATCGACAAACTGCAATTTGCTCACATTTTGACATTTGCGGAGGTTGCAAGATTCAAAATATGGCCTATGATAGTCAATTAGAATTCAAATTTCAACAAGTTGTAAATAGTTTAACCCGAATCGGTGGGTTAGAAAATCCAAACATTTTACCAATTATTGGCAATAAAACAACTGAATATTATCGAAACAAGCTTGAATATTCCTTTTCTACTTCCAGGTGGTTATCTCAGGCTGAAATCGAATCTGAAGAAGCTATTGAAAATAGAAATGCAGTTGGATTTCACGCACCCGGACGATTTGATAAATTAGTTGATGTTACACATTGCTATCTACAGGAATCGCCCTCAAATGAGATCAGAAACTTCATTCGGGAATATGCAAAAGAGAAGAATTTTAGTTTTTTCAATCCATACAAACATAGGGGGCAATTACGTTCACTCTTTGTACGAACAAGTACAACTCAGGATTTGATGATTAATCTAGTTTTTGGTGAAGAATTGACAGATGAGATGGAACAATTGCTTCAAACTCTTCATACCGAATTCCCACAGATATCATCTCTTTTTTATATGGTAAACACCAAACAGAATGATTCGGTTTACGACATTGAAGCAAAACATTATAGTGGGAATAAATTCATCACTGAAAAAATTAATCACCTGAAATTTAAGTTAGGACCAAAATCATTTTATCAAACAAACTCATTACAAGCTGTTCGATTATATGAAGTGATTAAGGAATTCGGGCAATTCAAACAAAATGAAGTTATTTATGATTTATATTCTGGTGTTGGAAGCATCGGGCTTTTTCTTGCAAAAGATGTTCACAAGGTAATTGGAATTGAAACAGTTGATGAAGCAGTATTGGATGCTGAAGAAAATATGAAATTCAATAAAATTGATAATGCTCAGTATTTTGCAGGACAGGTTGAAGATCTCTTAACTCCTGAATTTGCTGAAAAATATGGCATAGCAGATACCATAATAATTGATCCTCCCCGACCTGGAATTCATAAAAAAGTTATTGAAGCCATTTTAAATCTTTTACCCAAAAAACTAATATATGTCAGTTGCAATCCGGCTACTCAAGCACGCGATATAGAATTATTAACATCTGCATATTCGTTCATCAAAGCACAACCGGTAGATATGTTTCCACATACCTTGCACGTTGAGAATGTATCATTATTGCAATTAAATAGGAATTATGGATAAACACCCTCTATTAGATAGTTTAAAAAAAGACATCGAATTTTATAATAATTCTATTAAGGAAGTTGCATTGGAAATTACTAATGCTAATTTTTCGAAATACCCTATTTTTATTGCACATCAGCATGA
Coding sequences:
- a CDS encoding UDP-glucose/GDP-mannose dehydrogenase family protein; protein product: MKIAVVGTGYVGLVTGTCLAESGNTVTCVDIDIDKVEMMKAGKVPIYEPGLEVIFERNIKQERLFFTNNLKEGIQDAKIIFLALPTPPGEDGSADLQYVLDVAGQLGSLLENYTVIVNKSTVPVGTADKVISKISENALVEFDVVSNPEFLKEGFAVDDFMKPDRIVVGTRSMKARELMDKLYKPFVRQGNPVVFMDERSSELTKYAANSFLATKITFMNEIANLCDLMGANIDMVRRGIGTDVRIGKHFLYSGIGYGGSCFPKDVQALSKTANEYGYNLDILHAVMSINDKQKTILIPRMKEHFGGSLKGKKIAMWGLAFKANTDDIREAPSLYIIDELLKEGAEVHAYDPEAMPNIKKVIGDKITYGNFQYDVLEGADCLLIVTEWQAFRNPNFSKIALNLKEKVIFDGRNLYEHEELAELGFTYFSIGRNKAFEESQKNK
- the rfbB gene encoding dTDP-glucose 4,6-dehydratase: MKKILVTGGAGFIGSHLIKLFVNKYPDYQICNLDKLTYAGNLENLKDVQNKPNYAFIKGDIVDSVFVNELFEQHYFYGVIHLAAESHVDRSILKPNEFIETNIVGTFNLLNAAKVFWEDESDHIFYHVSTDEVYGSLGDSGYFVESTAYDPRSPYSASKASSDHLVRAYHHTYDLPVKISNCSNNYGPFQFPEKLLPLMINNIKNNKPLPVYGKGLNIRDWLWVEDHASAIDTIFHQGKVGETYNIGGKNEWKNIDIVNLLCEIMDRKMNRKSGDSAKLITYVKDRAGHDMRYAIDPTKLETDLGWEPSITFEEGLEKTVDWYLDNEEWMERVTSGAYKSYYNEQYTKR
- a CDS encoding DUF255 domain-containing protein, producing the protein MKQFLIITILSIFTTTLAFSQTQNELSWQNWNDGYTMAKKKDKILMIDLYTDWCGWCKKMDKDTYTNPEVIKLIDKHFIPVKFNPELKNIQYDIEGKKYTGMQLYGMLVQNQRTGYPTTVFLYTKEKKLYLEPGYKNAAQFNQILNKYINLDPTK
- a CDS encoding GxxExxY protein, which codes for MNKSELDKIATKVVNAAFEVHKELGAGLLESVYHICLVKELKNRGLKVESEVRIPVVYKGETLSKDFYIDILVEDEIIIELKAVEIMLPVHEAQLISYLKLANKKLGFLLNFNVDLIKNGIKRRINGYFSEK
- the rfbA gene encoding glucose-1-phosphate thymidylyltransferase RfbA, with product MKGIILAGGAGTRLHPLTLAVSKQLMPVYDKPMIYYPLSILMMAKIQEILIISTPEDLPNFERLLGDGRSLGLKFSYKVQEIPNGLAQAFVLGEEFIGDDDVCLVLGDNIFYGKELPQTLQACNNPDGGIVFAYHVADPERYGVVDFDENRKALSIEEKPSQPKSNYAVPGLYFYDNSVVEIAKNLKPSARGEYEITDVNKTYLEKGKLKVQVISRGTAWLDTGTFHSLMQASQFVEVLQERQGMKISCIEEIAWKMGFINSDQLQTIAEPLVKSGYGQYLLNMLKQEREMKKLKK
- a CDS encoding DUF255 domain-containing protein is translated as MKKLLFILLVVILGAVSVHAQDYSQAPKLPKLPKVNWVSWDESCDIAKNEEKVIMLDLYTEWCGWCKKMDKETFTDAEIVEIINNHFVAVKLNPEKKGQTFLYKGQSINSQQLLKLLAEDEQVKYPAIIFYYPEHNEVFTEEGFQKPKSFKHLLKIYVNHNEKLNATALK
- a CDS encoding 3-deoxy-D-manno-octulosonic acid transferase, with product MFLRLMSILLYNGSIKLYWLIIKISTPFSPKAKSWIVGRKNVFTTLQEHKSENEFRIWIHVSSLGEFEQGRPIIESLKKNHPNLKIILTFFSPSGFEIRKNYQQADLITYLPIDTKNNAKKFIELVNPSLAIFIKYDFWFHYFNQLKNKNIPLILVSALFRTNQIFFKSYGFIFLDLLRIPDHIFVQNEESKTILEKNKIHHVSVIPDTRIDRVFQISKTIKIDEIQKAVDFKGESKILILGSSYETEENLIKKMIRNSLNDWKIIITPHDVSPARIQSICHEFSEHACVLWTENYSKEDISKARILIVDTIGLLNKLYSLSNIVFIGGGFNKSIHNLLEPASFGNAIMFGPNGHQKFPEAGELINQDAAVLIKHPDDFELSLNNLIKENAYLNYGQNAKNYINTHTGGSSNVLDYLNKNYLTKFLD
- a CDS encoding DUF255 domain-containing protein, yielding MKRIFLLLFIFSGSTFVFSQNQEINWLEWDVAYEKAQNEKKILLVDLMTTKCPYCVKMEKETYVNPQIIKILQNDFICTKVNPKREGIKYQVGDESYTGLELIKYLTTNSMYSEDPKVKFPTTVFIMPYNKQIFVEPGFQEAQVFKYMLFNCVKAKERLEKRLKKG
- a CDS encoding SDR family oxidoreductase; this translates as MSNRKKRVLITGAAGFIGSHLCDKFIKEDYEVIAMDNLLTGSLSNIQHLFKLKEFSFHHHDVSKFVHVPGQLDYILHFASPASPIDYLKMPIQTLKVGSLGTHNLLGLALAKNARLLIASTSEVYGDPQVHPQKEDYWGNVNPIGPRGVYDEAKRFQEAITMAYHTYHQLDTRIVRIFNTFGERMRLNDGRALPAFIGQALRGEDITVFGDGLQTRSFCYIKDQVDGIYKLLLSDYAYPVNIGNPDEITILDFAKEVIELTGSKSKIVYESLPVDDPMQRRPDISLAKEKLGWTPHHTRTEGLKKTVEYFKSLAEFQ